A single genomic interval of Acidobacteriota bacterium harbors:
- a CDS encoding glycosyltransferase family 2 protein, translating to MKREVNAMGSELETSMTADGRPRPKVSGVVTSFNEEHNIGECIESLLWCDEIVVVDSFSSDRTPEIAQRYEKVKFFQRDYYGAGAQKNWAMQHVANDWIFLLDSDERCTDGLRAEVEDLLAGGPEHTAYMMNRNVYILGKRIRYSGWQHDQVARLFKSGAAYYENRRVHSVLHTTGEVPTLDNPIEHYMVDRSFDEYAFRLAKYGYWNAAQCWRDGDRTSALEVLLRPTWRFLRTYFLQLGILDGALGIVFCLLQSYSTYMKFAILWGWQVNEERGIPPVLPEFDEDNNTWEGLKDLEERQQDDL from the coding sequence ATGAAACGCGAGGTGAACGCGATGGGTTCCGAACTCGAAACGAGTATGACCGCAGACGGCCGCCCGAGGCCGAAGGTGAGCGGTGTCGTCACCTCGTTCAACGAGGAACACAATATCGGAGAATGCATTGAATCACTTCTGTGGTGTGACGAGATCGTAGTGGTCGATTCATTCTCCTCTGACCGGACACCGGAAATCGCGCAGAGATACGAAAAGGTCAAGTTTTTTCAGCGCGACTACTATGGCGCTGGCGCTCAGAAGAACTGGGCGATGCAGCACGTGGCCAATGATTGGATTTTCCTTTTGGATTCCGACGAGCGATGCACCGATGGGCTGCGCGCCGAGGTCGAGGATCTGCTGGCTGGCGGACCCGAGCACACCGCCTACATGATGAACCGCAATGTCTATATTCTCGGAAAACGGATTCGGTATTCGGGTTGGCAACATGATCAGGTGGCGAGGCTCTTCAAATCGGGTGCCGCCTACTATGAGAATCGCCGCGTTCACTCGGTGCTGCACACGACGGGCGAGGTGCCGACTCTCGACAACCCGATCGAGCATTACATGGTTGATCGGAGCTTTGACGAATACGCCTTTCGGTTGGCCAAGTACGGGTACTGGAACGCAGCCCAGTGCTGGCGAGATGGTGACCGAACGAGCGCTCTCGAGGTATTGCTTCGGCCCACCTGGCGGTTTCTTCGCACCTATTTTCTGCAGCTGGGAATCCTCGATGGTGCTTTGGGCATCGTTTTCTGTCTCCTCCAGTCTTATAGCACCTACATGAAGTTCGCGATTCTGTGGGGCTGGCAGGTCAACGAGGAACGAGGTATCCCTCCCGTGCTGCCCGAGTTCGATGAGGACAACAACACATGGGAAGGGCTGAAGGATCTCGAGGAGCGCCAACAGGACGACCTGTAG
- a CDS encoding GNAT family N-acetyltransferase — protein MRIKVRTIHREELPGIAIVRDAAAVGLAAYPSSSGALDLEMDSDPDLRHLFSHDPDGFFTAYLGDETLGFTAAHMRSGQCIVSELWVLPQHQGRGAGRALLSRALSYGERSGAREYLALVPPEAAIQSLLLGSGFKPITPVYQFSLPVNSATDLAQGLAALLPGKDVTTDLLNRRGQADIDRIDRVTRNITREVDHVYWLKDRGLRAALVKQGARIAAYAYGGPEQVGPVAGSTQDAALSALGWAIELAIGAGASDQIELRIPAPFRLALDALLDTDARFRSTLILYGKGASLAFDRSLFGSLSLP, from the coding sequence ATGCGAATCAAGGTGCGCACGATTCATCGCGAGGAGCTCCCCGGCATCGCAATCGTCCGGGATGCGGCGGCAGTCGGTCTGGCGGCCTATCCGTCCTCAAGCGGCGCGCTCGATCTGGAGATGGACTCTGATCCTGACCTGCGCCACCTCTTTTCCCATGATCCTGACGGTTTCTTCACGGCCTACCTTGGGGATGAGACCCTCGGTTTTACTGCCGCCCACATGCGATCGGGCCAGTGCATCGTTTCCGAATTGTGGGTGCTTCCCCAGCATCAGGGCCGCGGTGCCGGTCGGGCCCTCCTGTCGCGCGCGCTCTCTTACGGTGAACGGTCAGGCGCGCGCGAGTATCTCGCCCTGGTGCCGCCCGAGGCAGCAATCCAATCGCTGTTGCTCGGCAGCGGATTCAAACCGATCACGCCCGTATATCAATTCTCCCTGCCAGTGAATTCGGCCACGGATCTGGCCCAGGGACTGGCAGCTCTGCTCCCGGGCAAGGATGTCACGACCGACCTGCTAAATCGGCGCGGCCAGGCAGACATTGACCGGATCGATCGCGTGACTCGCAACATCACCCGAGAAGTCGATCACGTTTACTGGCTCAAGGATCGCGGGCTTCGCGCGGCACTCGTGAAACAGGGCGCGCGGATCGCCGCGTATGCCTACGGCGGACCCGAGCAAGTCGGTCCGGTCGCGGGCAGTACTCAGGACGCGGCGCTTTCCGCCCTCGGTTGGGCGATCGAGCTGGCGATCGGTGCTGGTGCATCCGATCAAATCGAGCTGCGGATCCCGGCCCCATTCCGACTGGCTCTCGATGCCCTGCTCGATACCGACGCGCGCTTTCGATCAACCCTTATTCTCTATGGAAAGGGCGCGTCTCTCGCGTTCGATCGATCTCTCTTCGGAAGTCTCAGCCTGCCATGA
- the trxA gene encoding thioredoxin → MAVTQLTQKNIEETINNNDIVVIDFWAPWCGPCQNFKPIFEDASERHTDAAFASCNTEEQQELAAMFQIRSIPTLVVFREGVGIFGQPGMLPAEALDELMDKVRDLDMDEVRAEVEKQQEDIADA, encoded by the coding sequence ATGGCAGTCACGCAACTGACTCAAAAGAATATTGAAGAAACCATCAACAACAACGACATCGTCGTGATCGATTTCTGGGCACCTTGGTGCGGTCCCTGCCAGAACTTCAAACCCATCTTCGAGGATGCGTCCGAACGGCACACGGATGCGGCCTTCGCCTCGTGCAACACCGAAGAGCAGCAGGAGCTGGCCGCGATGTTCCAGATCCGGTCGATCCCGACCCTGGTTGTGTTCCGGGAAGGCGTCGGTATCTTCGGTCAACCGGGCATGTTGCCCGCCGAGGCTCTTGACGAGCTGATGGACAAGGTTCGGGACCTGGACATGGATGAGGTCCGGGCCGAGGTCGAGAAGCAGCAAGAAGACATCGCTGACGCTTGA
- a CDS encoding O-antigen ligase family protein — protein sequence MAEPEATETEPSLETSLGWLAVVLAVSLPLYRPWVTLATTAIFVLWIIGGRLRSYATRLKGHRLTLAVLCFIGLNIISLLWSSDPAAGFRYLTKYRYLLLIPMVATAAKPIYRRYAVNAFELAAGASVVLSLGVYVDLLRIRDSHPGNPSPVMAHLDYGLLLALAALLILARVLYTEMPVLRRTAWSGLAMLVIVGLFINIGRAGQLAFVGGLAVLLIHWMIDRSIRIRVAIVVGTLLTLVALWFALPTIQTRVQQSRSDLTAALVHHRYDGNLGGRVAAFVVARDVFRENPLFGTGVGGNMGAFRTAIDTRFPQFKPSIYWYPHLHNQYTQIATELGLAGLIAVAWIFWELIRVPDRRRELDAAALVLATVYLLGFLGEPYFHKQITLVLFSLFAGLISAEQLDTQGSATLSTES from the coding sequence ATGGCTGAACCCGAAGCGACTGAAACGGAGCCCAGCCTGGAGACATCGCTGGGGTGGCTTGCGGTCGTTCTCGCCGTTTCCCTCCCCCTCTACCGACCCTGGGTGACCCTTGCGACAACCGCGATCTTCGTTCTATGGATCATCGGAGGACGGCTCAGAAGCTACGCGACCCGACTGAAGGGCCACCGGCTGACCCTCGCTGTCCTGTGCTTCATCGGCCTCAACATCATCTCTCTGCTGTGGTCCAGCGATCCTGCGGCCGGGTTCAGGTACCTCACGAAATATAGGTACCTGCTCCTGATCCCGATGGTCGCGACCGCCGCCAAGCCGATCTACCGCCGATATGCGGTCAATGCTTTCGAACTCGCGGCCGGCGCATCGGTCGTGCTCTCTCTCGGCGTGTACGTCGACCTGCTCCGTATTCGAGATTCCCACCCGGGTAATCCATCGCCAGTCATGGCCCACCTCGACTACGGCCTGCTGCTCGCCCTCGCCGCCCTGCTCATCCTGGCGCGCGTGCTTTACACGGAAATGCCCGTGCTCCGCCGAACCGCCTGGTCCGGTCTCGCCATGCTCGTGATCGTCGGCCTTTTCATCAACATCGGCCGCGCCGGCCAGCTGGCGTTCGTGGGGGGCCTGGCGGTTCTCCTGATTCACTGGATGATCGACCGCTCCATCCGCATCAGAGTCGCCATCGTCGTCGGGACCCTTCTAACCCTCGTCGCGCTATGGTTCGCTCTTCCGACGATTCAGACTCGAGTTCAACAGTCCCGGTCGGATCTCACTGCGGCCCTCGTCCATCATCGCTATGACGGGAATCTCGGCGGACGAGTCGCGGCATTCGTCGTCGCACGGGATGTATTTCGAGAGAATCCCCTCTTTGGAACCGGAGTCGGCGGCAACATGGGGGCGTTTCGAACCGCAATCGATACCCGGTTCCCCCAATTCAAGCCGTCTATCTACTGGTATCCCCACCTTCACAACCAGTACACGCAGATCGCCACCGAACTCGGGTTGGCTGGCCTGATCGCGGTGGCCTGGATCTTTTGGGAACTGATCCGGGTCCCCGACCGACGCCGGGAACTCGATGCGGCGGCCCTCGTCCTGGCGACGGTCTATCTGCTCGGCTTCCTCGGAGAGCCATACTTTCACAAGCAGATCACACTGGTGCTCTTCAGTCTCTTCGCTGGCCTCATCTCGGCTGAACAACTGGATACACAGGGTTCAGCCACCTTATCGACCGAAAGCTGA
- a CDS encoding PilZ domain-containing protein — protein MADSRQHVLVVGANKTGLERVAPLLRRAEFSVHSVEPSPFLLDLVLSTPFELVIVDYPLDTLPLDDLIDTLRDEGSACRNAGLLLLAEPDLLEDAQAMVDLGANRAICCEWSEARLWQSIGDLLEVAPRVFMRVLMHAEIEVKNQRNRAIFQTVNLSASGALLQGSDKLTPGETFEFLFRLPGGGLVEGQAEVVRQTNPLREGIDGIGTRFTSFGENCEERLLSHIDRQISLGQMR, from the coding sequence ATGGCCGACAGCAGGCAACACGTCTTGGTCGTCGGCGCCAACAAGACCGGCCTCGAGCGCGTCGCTCCCCTGCTCCGACGCGCCGAGTTTAGCGTGCATTCGGTCGAACCCTCTCCCTTCCTGCTCGATCTGGTTTTGAGCACCCCTTTCGAGCTCGTGATCGTCGACTATCCGCTCGACACATTGCCCCTGGACGACCTGATCGACACTTTGCGCGACGAAGGATCGGCATGCCGTAACGCCGGTCTGTTGCTACTCGCCGAGCCCGACCTGTTGGAGGACGCCCAGGCGATGGTAGATCTGGGCGCAAACCGAGCCATCTGCTGCGAATGGAGCGAGGCGCGCCTCTGGCAATCAATCGGTGATCTTCTGGAGGTGGCGCCGAGGGTCTTCATGCGGGTTCTGATGCACGCAGAGATCGAGGTCAAGAATCAACGCAATCGGGCGATTTTCCAGACGGTGAACCTGTCGGCCTCTGGAGCACTCCTCCAGGGATCCGACAAGCTCACGCCTGGGGAAACTTTCGAATTCCTATTCCGACTCCCCGGGGGAGGACTGGTCGAGGGCCAGGCGGAGGTCGTGCGTCAGACCAACCCACTTCGGGAGGGCATCGACGGCATCGGAACCCGATTCACCTCGTTCGGGGAAAATTGCGAGGAACGCCTGTTGTCCCACATCGATCGTCAGATCTCGCTTGGCCAGATGAGGTAG
- a CDS encoding VWA domain-containing protein has product MHFDMNGAKHRQGSRATFPLLVCAILTVLLGLPLQAGADKKSKTELKQGEKAALAELPLRWRVWLDEEVYPLITKDQRRAFLALETEAQRTAFVERLWTLWSRESGIGVAFRRMYEDRLQMARMEFGNTIEDRARVLLIHGPPAVRHDPRCESIFQKMEFWIWPYLEGLGEDVVALFYQRHGMGHWRLWTKYEGTEALRNDWTAASERGGGWGAVQSPWDSPVYRCPNGDVTMRLLAAVTAWSSDPSYLGAMTRFRSAERDQGLESTSHRFMEFSALLEDDAEPLDFSISSETRAGRGGLAELSIALDVDAEGLGTNSVGDVDVLQLDVVGELTSEGEVMVDRFRYLFSVPQAEDRVGLTMERLVRPGNYHLRVKVEDVHSKHAAIDEDDVVVEAVEPSNEELEAIGGHLEGGVDAASVDEEEAEVQPMLRLLGPQGDAVSGLCRFEAIAREEVRRVTFLLDDEAILTKNRPPFDIDLDLGPLPKLTTVTVVGYDASGEEIARDGYTLNVGRERFYVSLRPVSPSEGSRGQVRVAAEVNTPTDAELDRLELYWNDELLDTIYEPPFETLVTLNTREQFGYLRALAVLDDGAQAEDLQFVNTPEFGTVVKVTAVELPITVLDKAGNPVEDLTMDDFTVYENKVEQSISHFSLHRDLPVRMGMVIDTSGSMEETLPTVQRVVMGFLSDLLRPRDRAFIETFSDRPDLLAGFTADFATIENAMLALYPDRATAFYDAVIMGLFQFSGVSGRRAMVVLTDGEDTASKNSFEDALGYAQRMGVTIYMVGVGIPSTKITTRWQISKLADVTGGQSFFVSEKSELDRIYDEINRELRTQYLIAYTSSSEDPPDVLRKIKVEVDRKGVKVRTLTGYYPAGG; this is encoded by the coding sequence GTGCATTTCGATATGAACGGCGCGAAGCACAGACAAGGCAGCAGAGCGACCTTTCCGCTCCTGGTGTGCGCGATTTTGACGGTGCTCCTTGGCTTACCTCTTCAAGCGGGAGCCGACAAGAAATCCAAGACGGAGTTGAAGCAGGGCGAGAAGGCCGCGCTGGCGGAACTACCCTTGCGCTGGCGGGTGTGGCTGGATGAGGAGGTCTACCCCCTGATTACCAAGGACCAGCGGCGCGCCTTTCTGGCCCTGGAGACCGAGGCACAGAGGACCGCCTTCGTCGAACGCCTGTGGACTCTGTGGTCGAGGGAATCTGGAATCGGTGTCGCCTTCCGGCGGATGTACGAAGACCGTCTGCAAATGGCCAGGATGGAGTTCGGGAACACAATCGAGGACAGGGCGAGGGTCCTGCTCATCCACGGCCCGCCCGCGGTGCGCCACGATCCTCGTTGTGAGTCGATTTTTCAGAAGATGGAGTTCTGGATCTGGCCGTATCTCGAGGGTCTGGGCGAGGACGTCGTGGCTCTGTTCTATCAGCGCCATGGGATGGGCCACTGGCGGCTGTGGACCAAGTACGAGGGCACGGAGGCCCTGCGCAACGATTGGACCGCGGCGAGCGAGCGTGGTGGCGGCTGGGGCGCGGTTCAGAGTCCGTGGGATTCTCCCGTGTACCGCTGTCCCAATGGTGACGTGACCATGCGTCTGCTTGCAGCCGTCACGGCGTGGTCGAGTGATCCGAGCTACTTGGGGGCGATGACGAGATTCCGCTCCGCCGAGAGGGACCAGGGCCTGGAGTCCACATCACACCGATTCATGGAGTTTTCTGCGCTCCTGGAGGATGACGCCGAGCCCCTCGATTTCTCCATCTCGAGCGAGACACGGGCAGGACGGGGTGGATTGGCGGAACTCAGCATTGCCCTCGACGTCGACGCGGAAGGACTTGGGACCAACTCTGTGGGCGACGTGGATGTGCTCCAACTCGATGTCGTTGGTGAGCTCACAAGCGAGGGCGAAGTGATGGTGGACCGTTTCCGTTACCTTTTCTCGGTCCCACAGGCAGAAGACCGGGTCGGACTGACGATGGAACGTCTCGTGCGACCGGGTAACTACCACCTTCGCGTCAAGGTCGAAGACGTTCACTCCAAGCATGCGGCGATTGACGAGGATGACGTGGTGGTGGAAGCCGTCGAACCATCCAATGAGGAGCTCGAAGCCATTGGAGGACACCTCGAAGGAGGTGTCGACGCCGCCTCGGTCGATGAAGAGGAGGCCGAAGTACAACCGATGTTGCGGCTGCTCGGACCCCAGGGCGACGCCGTCAGTGGCCTCTGCAGATTCGAAGCAATCGCACGCGAAGAGGTCAGACGTGTGACCTTTCTGCTCGACGATGAGGCGATTTTGACCAAGAACAGGCCGCCGTTCGATATCGATCTCGACCTCGGACCGTTGCCCAAGCTGACCACCGTGACGGTCGTCGGGTATGACGCCTCGGGTGAAGAGATCGCCCGCGACGGCTACACGTTGAACGTCGGAAGGGAGCGGTTCTACGTGAGCCTGAGGCCGGTGTCGCCGAGCGAAGGTTCGCGAGGCCAGGTGCGAGTAGCCGCGGAGGTCAACACGCCAACCGACGCCGAGCTCGACCGACTGGAGCTCTACTGGAACGATGAGTTGCTCGACACAATCTACGAGCCGCCTTTCGAAACGCTGGTCACCTTGAATACGCGAGAACAATTCGGATATCTGCGGGCGCTCGCTGTTCTGGATGACGGGGCGCAAGCCGAGGATCTGCAGTTCGTGAACACGCCCGAGTTCGGTACCGTCGTCAAGGTCACCGCGGTCGAGCTGCCGATCACGGTTCTCGACAAGGCCGGCAACCCGGTAGAGGATCTCACGATGGATGATTTCACCGTGTACGAAAACAAGGTGGAGCAGTCCATCTCGCATTTCTCCCTCCACCGTGATCTGCCGGTCCGGATGGGGATGGTAATCGACACCTCGGGGTCGATGGAGGAGACATTGCCGACCGTACAGCGAGTGGTGATGGGCTTTCTCAGTGACCTGCTGCGGCCTCGAGACCGCGCCTTTATCGAGACTTTTTCCGATCGGCCGGACCTGTTAGCCGGATTCACCGCCGATTTCGCGACCATCGAAAACGCCATGCTGGCGTTGTATCCGGACCGCGCGACGGCCTTTTATGATGCCGTCATCATGGGTCTCTTCCAGTTCTCGGGCGTCAGTGGCCGGCGGGCGATGGTGGTGCTGACCGACGGTGAGGACACGGCCTCGAAAAACAGCTTCGAAGACGCGCTCGGGTATGCGCAGCGAATGGGCGTCACGATTTACATGGTCGGGGTCGGGATTCCGTCGACCAAAATCACCACACGGTGGCAGATCAGCAAGCTCGCCGACGTGACCGGAGGGCAGTCGTTCTTCGTGTCGGAGAAATCAGAGCTCGACAGAATCTATGACGAGATCAATCGGGAGTTGAGAACTCAGTACCTGATCGCCTACACCTCCAGTTCGGAGGACCCACCGGACGTACTGCGGAAGATCAAGGTCGAGGTCGATCGCAAGGGAGTCAAAGTGCGAACCCTGACGGGCTACTATCCGGCGGGTGGTTGA
- a CDS encoding acyl-CoA carboxylase subunit beta yields MPKVLNTTPNRDVTFETNRDHWRNEIRILEAQRGEIAKGGGEAAAAKQKGKGKMLARERIEALIDEGTELLEVGSFAAWDLYDEWGGAPAAGVVVGLATVSGRECVVVANDATVKAGAWFPLTCKKILRAQEIAMENRLPLIYLVDSAGVFLPMQDEIFPDRDHFGRVFYNNARLSAEGVYQIAAILGSCVAGGAYLPIMSDEALIVEGNGTIFLAGAHLVQAAIGEKIDNQSLGGATVQVDISGVVDDRFPDDASAIDHIRTRIAELARPVLAPFDRAEPREPEVAAEDILGLLPVDRARPYDMRNLLAVLLDASEFTEYKATYGRTLICGTGRIDGWAIGVVANQRQIVHRRRGLEDSQKEMQIGGVIYSDAADKGARFIEMMNQKGMPIVFLQDVTGFMVGSKSEREGIIKDGAKMVNVVANSVVPKLTVFVGNSFGAGNYAMCGRAYGARFFFAWPSASISVMGGQQASETLLAIQLKNRGEDVSKEEKAELLAEIQARYQAAMDPRYAAARMWVDEIIDPRRTRQILARALAASAQQPEIRDFKVGVLQT; encoded by the coding sequence ATGCCCAAAGTCCTCAACACGACGCCGAACAGGGATGTGACCTTCGAGACCAATCGCGATCATTGGCGCAACGAAATCCGCATACTCGAGGCGCAGCGCGGGGAGATCGCGAAGGGCGGAGGTGAGGCCGCCGCGGCAAAGCAGAAGGGGAAGGGCAAGATGCTCGCCCGGGAGCGCATCGAGGCGCTGATCGATGAAGGGACGGAGCTACTCGAGGTAGGGTCCTTCGCAGCGTGGGATCTGTACGACGAATGGGGTGGCGCTCCCGCAGCCGGAGTCGTGGTTGGGCTGGCTACTGTGAGTGGCCGCGAGTGCGTGGTGGTCGCAAACGACGCCACGGTCAAGGCTGGAGCATGGTTCCCGTTGACCTGCAAGAAGATCTTGAGGGCCCAGGAGATCGCCATGGAAAACCGGCTGCCGCTGATCTATCTGGTCGATTCGGCGGGCGTTTTTCTGCCGATGCAGGACGAGATCTTCCCAGATCGGGACCATTTTGGCCGGGTTTTCTACAACAATGCCCGGCTGTCGGCCGAGGGCGTCTATCAGATTGCAGCGATCCTCGGATCCTGTGTTGCGGGAGGAGCCTATCTCCCGATCATGTCCGACGAGGCGCTGATCGTCGAGGGCAACGGGACCATCTTCCTCGCCGGCGCCCATCTTGTGCAGGCGGCGATTGGAGAGAAGATCGACAATCAGAGTCTGGGCGGGGCTACGGTTCAGGTGGACATTTCGGGAGTCGTTGATGATCGATTCCCGGACGACGCTTCGGCGATCGATCACATTCGCACGCGCATCGCTGAGCTGGCGCGACCGGTGTTGGCGCCGTTCGATCGTGCCGAGCCGAGAGAGCCGGAAGTCGCGGCCGAAGATATTCTCGGCCTGCTGCCGGTCGACCGGGCACGACCGTACGACATGAGGAATCTGCTGGCGGTGCTACTCGACGCCTCCGAGTTCACGGAGTACAAGGCGACCTACGGACGCACTCTGATCTGTGGTACCGGTCGGATCGATGGCTGGGCGATTGGCGTCGTCGCGAATCAACGCCAGATTGTCCATCGCCGGCGCGGCCTCGAGGATTCGCAGAAGGAAATGCAGATTGGTGGCGTCATCTACAGCGATGCCGCCGACAAGGGTGCCCGGTTCATCGAAATGATGAACCAGAAAGGCATGCCAATCGTGTTCCTGCAGGACGTGACCGGTTTCATGGTCGGCTCCAAATCGGAGCGTGAGGGGATCATCAAGGACGGCGCCAAAATGGTCAACGTAGTGGCCAATTCGGTGGTGCCGAAATTGACTGTCTTCGTCGGCAACAGCTTCGGGGCGGGCAACTACGCCATGTGCGGACGCGCGTACGGCGCAAGGTTTTTCTTTGCCTGGCCGTCGGCGTCGATCTCGGTGATGGGAGGGCAGCAGGCGTCGGAGACGCTGCTCGCGATTCAGCTCAAGAACCGAGGTGAAGACGTGTCCAAAGAGGAAAAGGCGGAGCTCCTCGCCGAAATCCAGGCTCGCTACCAGGCCGCCATGGACCCGAGGTACGCCGCGGCCCGGATGTGGGTGGATGAAATCATCGATCCCCGCCGCACGCGACAGATCCTGGCCCGTGCACTTGCCGCTTCTGCCCAGCAGCCCGAGATCCGCGATTTCAAGGTTGGCGTGCTTCAAACCTGA
- a CDS encoding ATP-dependent helicase: protein MMNTLRKAGDERRRRVRYDEELNEQQLEAVMHPGGPMLVLAGAGTGKTRTLVYRTSRLIEDGVPPGKILLLTFTNKAAREMMDRVEGLVESATTRITGGTFHSAGHRILRRYAELIGYSTRFSILDREDSTDLMGVALADVSPDTPVRRMPRPRLLVDLYSFVINTGHELAEVLTKRAPQFLDEAELIADVFKRYLERKRQADLMDFDDLLLNWLLLLSRFPNARAELLDRFDHILVDEYQDTNRLQADIVDAMLGPDRNLMVVGDDAQSIYGFRGADFSNILGFPDRHPDCRVFRLETNYRSFPPILDLANASIEHNMNQFRKTLRPDRTGDTLPVEIAVPTPEIQASHIAGSLLELQEEGFDLEDIAVLYRNHAHSLDLQVELTRRNIPYRVRSGLRFFEHRHVKDVLAHLRYIDNPRDEIAFARLVKLRDGFGPRLAVRVWENISGGDGLKRLCSLDSASLGLPRIARASLVELQSLANELSEPRLLAQPGEVIRLVVESFYAAWSRAHLDNAGARLEDLEQLALFADGYPDLNTFLSEVTLLNDLSGEDAMAGPPDEMVTLSTVHQAKGIEWRAVFVIWLAEGRFPSFRAEDEEEERRLFYVAATRARDRLFLVRPEIARDRYRVDTILVPSRFLTELPAEVRELKAVAEERPADGLDALPGGGRYTLPSFLKEPSDDDVN from the coding sequence ATGATGAACACGTTGCGCAAGGCCGGCGACGAGCGTCGGCGCCGCGTGCGATACGACGAAGAGCTGAACGAACAGCAATTGGAAGCCGTTATGCACCCGGGCGGGCCGATGCTGGTGCTCGCCGGTGCGGGCACCGGAAAAACCCGAACCCTCGTGTATCGGACCAGCCGACTGATCGAAGACGGCGTGCCTCCAGGTAAGATCCTGCTGCTGACCTTCACCAACAAGGCGGCGAGGGAGATGATGGATCGGGTCGAAGGCCTCGTCGAAAGCGCTACAACCCGCATCACCGGCGGTACGTTTCATTCTGCGGGGCATCGAATTCTCAGACGCTATGCCGAACTGATCGGATACAGCACGCGTTTTTCGATCCTCGACCGTGAAGACTCAACCGACCTGATGGGAGTGGCCCTGGCAGATGTCAGCCCCGACACACCGGTCCGTCGCATGCCTCGCCCGCGCCTGCTGGTCGACCTCTACAGCTTCGTTATCAACACCGGCCACGAGCTGGCAGAAGTCTTGACCAAACGCGCACCCCAATTCCTGGACGAGGCCGAGCTCATCGCCGATGTGTTCAAGCGATATCTGGAGCGCAAGCGCCAGGCGGATCTGATGGATTTTGACGACCTGCTCCTCAACTGGTTGCTGCTGTTGAGCAGGTTTCCGAACGCCCGGGCGGAGCTGCTCGATCGGTTCGACCACATCCTGGTCGACGAGTATCAGGATACCAACCGTCTACAGGCCGACATCGTCGATGCGATGCTCGGCCCGGACCGCAACCTTATGGTCGTGGGAGATGACGCGCAGTCGATCTACGGATTTCGCGGCGCGGACTTCTCGAATATCCTCGGGTTTCCGGATCGGCATCCGGACTGTCGGGTGTTTCGCCTCGAGACGAACTACCGCTCATTCCCTCCCATTCTCGACCTTGCCAACGCGTCAATCGAGCACAACATGAACCAATTCCGAAAGACCCTGCGGCCGGATCGAACAGGCGACACACTGCCAGTCGAAATCGCTGTTCCAACACCCGAGATTCAGGCCAGCCACATTGCCGGCAGCCTCCTGGAACTCCAGGAAGAAGGATTCGATCTCGAGGATATCGCCGTGCTGTATCGCAACCACGCGCACTCTCTCGACCTCCAGGTAGAGCTCACCCGAAGGAACATCCCGTATCGGGTCCGATCGGGACTTCGGTTCTTCGAGCATCGGCACGTCAAGGACGTGCTTGCCCATCTGCGGTATATCGACAATCCGCGTGACGAGATCGCATTTGCCCGCCTCGTCAAGCTGCGCGACGGGTTCGGGCCGCGTCTCGCGGTCCGCGTGTGGGAAAACATCTCTGGTGGGGACGGCCTGAAGCGTCTCTGTTCCCTCGATTCGGCATCACTCGGTCTCCCACGGATCGCCAGAGCTTCCCTGGTGGAGCTGCAATCTCTGGCGAACGAGCTTTCCGAGCCGCGGCTGCTCGCCCAACCGGGAGAGGTCATCCGGCTGGTCGTCGAGTCGTTCTACGCAGCCTGGTCCCGGGCCCATCTCGACAACGCCGGCGCCAGGCTCGAAGATCTCGAACAGCTTGCACTCTTCGCCGACGGATACCCCGACCTCAACACCTTCCTGTCGGAAGTCACGCTGCTCAACGATCTCTCGGGCGAGGATGCCATGGCCGGCCCACCGGACGAGATGGTCACCCTCTCTACCGTCCACCAGGCCAAAGGGATCGAGTGGCGCGCGGTCTTCGTCATCTGGCTGGCGGAGGGGCGGTTCCCATCCTTTCGAGCCGAGGATGAAGAGGAGGAACGGCGCCTGTTCTATGTCGCCGCCACCCGCGCCAGGGACCGCCTTTTCCTCGTCCGGCCGGAAATCGCGCGTGATCGGTATCGTGTGGACACGATCCTCGTTCCCTCCCGTTTTCTGACCGAACTTCCGGCAGAGGTGAGAGAGCTGAAGGCGGTGGCCGAGGAGCGGCCCGCAGACGGTCTCGACGCCCTCCCAGGCGGCGGCCGTTATACCCTGCCGTCGTTCCTCAAAGAACCTTCTGACGACGACGTCAATTGA